CCCGCCGAGATGGAGGCGCTGAGGGACGTCAAAGGGAAGAGGGTTGCCGTCCTGGGCAGCGGCAACAACGTCGCTGCGTTCGCGTTGGCCGGGATGGGCGCACACGTCACGTCGGTCGATATATCCAAAGAGCAATTGCGGTACGCGAAGGAACGGGCCGAGATGTTGGGCCTGAAGATAGCGTTCGTGGTGGCAGATGTTACCGACCTGAGCGCGCTGACCGATGAGTCGTTTGACGTGGCCTACACGAACGAGCATGTGGCGATGTGGGTCTCAGACCTCGCCAAGTTCCACCGAGAGGCCGTACGAATTTTGAGACCCGGCGGCCTGTTCGTCATCAAGGAAAACCACCCGTTCCGCACCATCTGGTCGGAAACGAGCGAGCACATGGAAGTTGCCAGACCCTATGGCCAGCGCGGCCCGTTCCTGGAAGATCCGAGCGGGCCGGACGTGTATATCTTCAACTGGACGGTGGCTGACTACATTAATTCGGTTATGAACGCTGGCTGCGACCTAGTGAAGTTTGAAGAGTGCGGATGGGAATCGACCGAAGAGTATTGGATAAAGACGCCCCTAAAAGGTTTGCCTGAGTATCTCTTCATTGTCGGACGTAAGAGGTAGGCGACTGCGGGGAATGAGCGGCGATTCAGATTCTGCGCGCGCCAAGATTGTGCTCATCTCTATGCCAATTTGCAGGGTTTAGCCGAATGTATTCGCGAACTGCTTCCAAGTCCTTGTAGCCACGAA
This DNA window, taken from SAR202 cluster bacterium, encodes the following:
- a CDS encoding class I SAM-dependent methyltransferase encodes the protein MNKYHTANQANWDDHAPEYKKRVDSQNVWRRCVTEPALAFDIPAEMEALRDVKGKRVAVLGSGNNVAAFALAGMGAHVTSVDISKEQLRYAKERAEMLGLKIAFVVADVTDLSALTDESFDVAYTNEHVAMWVSDLAKFHREAVRILRPGGLFVIKENHPFRTIWSETSEHMEVARPYGQRGPFLEDPSGPDVYIFNWTVADYINSVMNAGCDLVKFEECGWESTEEYWIKTPLKGLPEYLFIVGRKR